One stretch of Streptomyces hygroscopicus DNA includes these proteins:
- a CDS encoding flavohemoprotein encodes MDAPTTTSSAGSDGSGGNSGDWGWFTPSRRPAEEQGSPDRQGDERAPSRPVNPIRPVGTGADRRTPVEPPPAPGPGASGPRAGDRRVDERRVDDRRVDDRRVDERRAPGPAAPGPAAPGREEHQRPDEAAPAPQDVRPGPDSPFAIPETASPDAILLRRTMAEVQPVSDKVTSYFYALLFVQHPELRPLFPAAMDAQRDRLFKAILTAARLVDDPDILTDFLSRLGRGHRKYGTQPEHYPAVGECLIGALTRYAVTTWTDEAEAAWVRAYTAISQIMIDAAAEDELRAPAWWQAEVVGHEPRTHDIAVITVRPDQPYPFLAGQYTSVETPWWPRVWRHYSFASAPRSDGLLSFHVKAIPAGWVSSALVHRARPGDVIRLGPPAGSMTVDHSSDNGLLCLGGGTGIAPIKALVEDVADYGRHRPVEVFYGARNDHDLYDIDTMLRLAQRHPWLAVRPVVSDGPTNGLSGRLPDAVRQYGPWNAFDAYLSGPPGMIRSGVDALVGIGIPSHRIRHDSIEELAAAAE; translated from the coding sequence ATGGACGCTCCGACCACCACATCGTCGGCCGGCAGCGACGGCTCCGGCGGAAACAGTGGCGACTGGGGCTGGTTCACCCCGAGCAGGCGACCGGCCGAGGAGCAGGGGTCCCCGGACCGGCAGGGCGATGAGCGTGCGCCCAGCCGCCCGGTGAATCCGATACGGCCGGTCGGCACCGGAGCCGACCGCCGTACGCCCGTGGAGCCGCCCCCCGCGCCCGGTCCGGGGGCGTCCGGTCCGCGAGCGGGCGACCGCCGGGTGGACGAGCGTCGGGTGGATGACCGCCGGGTGGATGACCGCCGGGTGGACGAGCGCAGGGCCCCCGGCCCCGCGGCCCCCGGCCCCGCGGCCCCCGGGCGCGAGGAGCATCAGCGTCCCGACGAGGCGGCCCCGGCTCCACAGGACGTCCGGCCCGGCCCCGACTCGCCGTTCGCCATCCCCGAGACCGCCTCGCCCGACGCGATCCTGCTGCGCCGCACGATGGCCGAGGTACAGCCCGTCAGCGACAAGGTCACCTCGTATTTCTACGCGCTGCTCTTCGTCCAGCACCCCGAGCTGCGGCCGCTCTTCCCCGCCGCCATGGACGCCCAGCGCGACCGGCTGTTCAAGGCGATACTCACCGCCGCCCGGCTCGTCGACGACCCCGACATCCTCACCGACTTCCTCTCCCGGCTCGGCCGCGGCCACCGTAAGTACGGCACCCAGCCCGAGCACTACCCCGCCGTCGGTGAATGCCTGATCGGCGCGCTCACCCGCTACGCGGTCACCACCTGGACCGACGAGGCCGAGGCCGCCTGGGTGCGTGCCTACACCGCGATCTCCCAGATCATGATCGACGCGGCGGCCGAGGACGAGCTGCGCGCCCCCGCGTGGTGGCAGGCCGAGGTGGTCGGGCATGAGCCGCGCACCCACGACATCGCCGTGATCACCGTCCGCCCGGATCAGCCGTACCCCTTTCTGGCGGGCCAGTACACCTCGGTGGAAACGCCCTGGTGGCCGCGGGTGTGGCGGCACTATTCGTTCGCCTCGGCGCCGCGCTCCGACGGGCTGCTCTCCTTCCACGTGAAGGCCATCCCGGCCGGATGGGTGTCCTCCGCGCTGGTGCACCGGGCCCGCCCCGGCGATGTGATCCGTCTCGGGCCCCCCGCCGGGTCCATGACGGTCGACCACTCCAGCGACAACGGGCTGCTCTGCCTGGGCGGCGGCACCGGTATCGCGCCGATCAAGGCACTGGTCGAGGACGTCGCCGACTACGGCCGCCACCGTCCGGTCGAGGTCTTCTACGGCGCCCGCAATGATCACGACCTGTACGACATCGACACCATGCTGCGGCTGGCGCAGAGGCATCCGTGGCTCGCGGTCCGCCCCGTCGTCTCCGACGGCCCGACCAACGGCCTCAGCGGCCGGCTGCCAGACGCCGTGCGGCAGTACGGCCCGTGGAACGCGTTCGACGCGTATCTCTCCGGGCCGCCCGGGATGATCCGCAGCGGTGTCGACGCCCTGGTGGGCATCGGCATTCCGTCCCACCGCATCCGGCACGACTCCATCGAGGAGCTCGCCGCCGCCGCGGAATAG
- a CDS encoding hydrolase — translation MTRLHLFDLDGTLIHGSAAAIEISRQLGLEREIAALERGFAGGEMTTAQFAERACALWEELTEEHVAAAFEGAPWLAGIREVWADIRARGERCAVISLSPGFFVSRLLEWGADATYGSAWPAVPFREPVDPAGILTPAAKVRIADELCAKFGLTRDHCVAYGDSLSDAELFTVVPVSVAVNADHHVSEIASHAYAGRDLREAYELMGNRT, via the coding sequence ATGACCAGACTGCATCTGTTCGATCTGGACGGCACACTCATCCACGGCTCCGCCGCCGCGATCGAGATCTCCCGGCAGCTCGGTCTGGAGCGGGAGATCGCCGCGCTGGAGCGGGGCTTCGCGGGCGGGGAGATGACGACGGCCCAGTTCGCGGAGCGGGCCTGCGCGCTGTGGGAGGAGCTGACGGAGGAGCATGTGGCGGCGGCGTTCGAAGGGGCGCCGTGGCTGGCGGGGATCCGTGAGGTGTGGGCGGACATCCGGGCGCGGGGCGAGCGCTGTGCGGTGATTTCGCTCTCGCCGGGCTTCTTCGTGTCGCGGCTGCTGGAGTGGGGCGCGGACGCCACCTACGGATCGGCCTGGCCCGCCGTGCCGTTCCGGGAGCCGGTGGATCCGGCGGGGATTCTGACCCCGGCCGCGAAGGTCCGGATCGCCGATGAACTCTGTGCGAAGTTCGGGTTGACCAGGGATCACTGCGTGGCCTACGGGGACTCACTCTCGGATGCGGAGCTGTTCACGGTGGTGCCGGTCTCGGTCGCCGTGAACGCCGACCACCATGTGAGCGAAATCGCATCCCACGCCTATGCCGGTCGTGATCTCCGAGAGGCTTACGAATTGATGGGTAACCGCACGTAA
- a CDS encoding membrane protein, with product MQQLTRPVRRGLVVVHVVVSVGWLGLTLGMLALGITGAVADSAEEAGAVYRSMNVLGDWLLIPISLLSLASGIVLSLGTPWGLARHRWVYVKFWLTLLTTAATAFALRASINAAMADVVAGQAVGATTDLVVAPSVSLSVYTFLTAISVIKPWGLTARGRRLRATKRR from the coding sequence ATGCAGCAGCTCACCCGCCCCGTCCGCCGGGGCCTCGTCGTCGTGCATGTCGTCGTCTCCGTCGGATGGCTCGGACTGACCCTCGGGATGCTGGCCCTGGGGATCACCGGGGCCGTGGCCGACTCGGCCGAAGAGGCCGGGGCGGTGTACCGGTCCATGAATGTGCTGGGCGACTGGCTGCTGATTCCGATCAGCCTGCTGTCGCTGGCCAGCGGGATCGTGCTGTCGCTGGGGACGCCGTGGGGGCTGGCGCGCCACCGGTGGGTGTACGTGAAGTTCTGGCTGACGCTGCTCACCACCGCCGCCACGGCGTTCGCCCTGCGCGCCAGCATCAACGCCGCGATGGCCGATGTGGTGGCGGGCCAGGCGGTCGGGGCGACCACGGATCTGGTCGTGGCGCCGTCGGTCAGCCTGAGCGTCTATACCTTTCTCACCGCGATCTCGGTGATCAAGCCCTGGGGGCTGACCGCCCGGGGGCGTCGGCTGCGGGCGACAAAGCGCCGATAA
- a CDS encoding MarR family transcriptional regulator, producing MPEKTHCAVAPPAGQALAQGWCALSSLHGRIETHIERALQAGHDLSVREFSVLNVLSGQHDGDGGHLQMKQLADSVVLSQSATTRLVTRLEDRGLLSRYICPSDRRGIYTNVSAEGLKLLEEARPTHDAALREALGDAARRPELAPLVTAVERLTATY from the coding sequence ATGCCGGAGAAGACGCACTGCGCCGTCGCCCCGCCCGCGGGGCAGGCCCTCGCCCAGGGCTGGTGCGCCCTGTCCTCCCTGCACGGCCGGATAGAGACGCATATCGAGCGTGCGCTGCAGGCCGGGCACGATCTGAGCGTCCGCGAATTCTCCGTGCTCAACGTCCTCAGCGGACAGCACGACGGCGACGGCGGACATCTGCAGATGAAGCAGCTCGCCGACTCCGTCGTGCTCAGCCAGAGCGCCACGACCCGGCTGGTCACCCGGCTGGAGGACCGCGGGCTGCTCTCCCGCTACATCTGCCCCAGCGACCGCCGCGGCATCTACACCAACGTCAGCGCCGAGGGGCTCAAGCTCCTGGAGGAGGCGCGGCCGACGCACGACGCGGCGCTGCGCGAGGCCCTGGGCGACGCCGCCCGGCGGCCGGAGCTGGCACCGCTGGTCACCGCCGTCGAGAGGCTGACCGCCACGTACTGA
- a CDS encoding GNAT family acetyltransferase — MSDFEIRRATADDIPAIVAMLADDPLGAHRESLDDPAPYRAAFERLDRDPQQRLVVAVRDGRIVGTLQLTVIPGLSRRGATRSIIEGVRIHSEERGGGLGTQLIEWAVEESRREGCALVQLTSDATRIDAHRFYERLGFEASHVGFKLPLA, encoded by the coding sequence ATGAGCGACTTCGAGATACGGCGCGCGACCGCCGACGACATCCCGGCGATCGTGGCCATGCTCGCGGACGACCCGCTCGGCGCCCACCGGGAGTCCCTGGACGACCCGGCCCCGTACCGCGCCGCCTTCGAGCGGCTGGACCGGGATCCCCAGCAGCGGCTGGTCGTCGCGGTCCGGGACGGCCGCATCGTCGGCACGCTCCAGCTGACCGTGATCCCCGGGCTGTCGCGGCGCGGCGCCACCCGCTCGATCATCGAGGGGGTCCGGATCCACTCCGAGGAGCGCGGCGGCGGGCTCGGCACCCAACTGATCGAATGGGCCGTCGAGGAGTCGCGCCGCGAGGGGTGCGCACTGGTGCAGCTCACCTCGGACGCGACCCGTATCGACGCCCACCGCTTCTACGAGCGGCTCGGCTTCGAGGCCAGCCACGTCGGCTTCAAGCTGCCGCTGGCCTGA
- a CDS encoding beta-lactamase, whose protein sequence is MTTRDADEFTEPLPATRRALLRRVALGQTEGRAPSLVGAVVREGRLVWTGSRGRVDGAAPDADTQYRIGSLTKTFVAVLVLRLRDEGLLDLGDPLAEHLDVPEAEGATVAQLLSHTSGLAAEARGPWWERTPGALRPETADIFGERPLVHPAGRRHHYSNPGFALLGALVERLRGAPWGEVLAHEVLEPLEMGRTSLEPRAPHAGGWAVHPWADVLLPEPAEDTGRMGPAGQLWSTAGDLARFAAFLLDGDERVLGAETLAEMREPAVAPEERDWDGGYGLGTQLVRHGGRFLHGHTGSMPGFLASLWVSAEARLAGIALANTTAGPPIGAIAADLIGIVAEHEPRIPEPWRPLTEADPALLALTGPWYWGPRAYHLRLRADRGLELSPATQGGRASRFKAEPDGTWTGLDGYYAGETLRLVEGEGGAPAHLDLGTFVFTREPYAPDGVVPGGVDPEGWRAL, encoded by the coding sequence ATGACCACACGCGACGCGGATGAGTTCACGGAACCGCTGCCCGCCACCCGCCGTGCCCTGCTGCGGCGCGTCGCCCTCGGCCAGACCGAGGGCCGTGCCCCGTCCCTGGTGGGGGCCGTGGTGCGGGAGGGGCGGCTGGTGTGGACGGGTTCGCGTGGCCGCGTGGACGGAGCCGCACCGGACGCCGACACCCAGTACCGCATCGGCTCCTTGACCAAGACCTTCGTGGCGGTGCTGGTGCTGCGGCTGCGCGACGAGGGGCTGCTGGACCTCGGCGATCCGCTGGCCGAGCATCTGGACGTGCCGGAGGCCGAGGGCGCGACCGTGGCCCAGCTCCTCTCCCACACCTCGGGTCTCGCCGCCGAGGCCCGTGGCCCGTGGTGGGAGCGCACGCCCGGGGCGCTGCGGCCCGAGACGGCCGATATCTTCGGGGAGCGCCCGCTGGTCCACCCCGCGGGCCGCCGTCACCACTACTCCAACCCCGGTTTCGCGCTGCTCGGCGCGCTGGTCGAGCGGTTGCGCGGAGCGCCCTGGGGCGAGGTGCTCGCCCATGAGGTGCTGGAGCCGCTGGAGATGGGGCGTACGTCGCTCGAGCCGCGCGCCCCGCACGCCGGGGGCTGGGCCGTGCACCCCTGGGCGGATGTGCTGCTGCCCGAACCGGCCGAGGACACCGGGCGGATGGGCCCGGCCGGGCAGCTCTGGTCGACCGCCGGGGATCTGGCCCGCTTCGCCGCCTTCCTGCTGGACGGGGACGAGCGGGTGCTCGGCGCGGAGACGCTCGCCGAGATGCGGGAGCCCGCCGTCGCCCCCGAGGAGAGGGACTGGGACGGCGGCTACGGCCTGGGGACGCAGCTCGTCCGCCACGGCGGGCGGTTCCTCCATGGCCACACCGGCTCCATGCCCGGCTTCCTGGCCTCGCTGTGGGTGAGCGCCGAGGCCCGGCTGGCCGGGATCGCGCTGGCCAACACCACCGCGGGGCCCCCGATCGGCGCCATCGCCGCCGACCTCATAGGGATCGTGGCCGAGCACGAGCCCCGTATCCCCGAGCCCTGGCGGCCGCTGACCGAGGCCGATCCGGCGCTGCTGGCGCTGACCGGCCCCTGGTACTGGGGCCCTCGCGCCTACCATCTGCGGCTGCGCGCGGACCGCGGACTGGAGCTCTCCCCGGCCACCCAGGGAGGCCGGGCCTCCCGCTTCAAGGCCGAGCCGGACGGCACCTGGACGGGGCTCGACGGCTATTACGCGGGGGAGACGCTGCGGCTGGTCGAGGGGGAGGGCGGCGCCCCAGCCCATCTGGACCTGGGCACCTTCGTGTTCACCCGGGAGCCCTACGCCCCGGACGGCGTGGTGCCCGGCGGGGTCGACCCGGAGGGCTGGCGGGCGCTCTGA
- a CDS encoding MerR family transcriptional regulator, which produces MRIGELAERAGTTTRTLRYYESLGLLPARRTGNGYRSYDEDDLRLLQQIRVLQDFGFELEETRPFVECLRSGHPAGDSCPASLEVYRRKLAELDECIGRLSAIRERVGTQLAQAELARAALEAAATAPAGAPEPRCELTPPGP; this is translated from the coding sequence ATGCGGATCGGAGAGCTGGCCGAACGGGCGGGTACCACCACCCGCACCCTGCGCTATTACGAGTCGCTCGGGCTGCTGCCCGCGCGCCGCACCGGCAATGGGTACCGGTCGTACGACGAGGACGATCTGCGGCTGCTCCAGCAGATCCGCGTGCTGCAGGACTTCGGCTTCGAGCTGGAGGAGACGCGTCCGTTCGTCGAATGCCTGCGATCCGGCCATCCGGCCGGTGACTCCTGCCCCGCCTCTCTGGAGGTCTACCGGCGCAAGCTGGCCGAGCTGGACGAGTGCATCGGCCGGCTGAGCGCCATCCGGGAGCGGGTCGGGACACAGCTCGCCCAGGCGGAGCTGGCCCGCGCGGCGCTGGAGGCCGCGGCGACGGCGCCCGCAGGGGCCCCGGAGCCGCGCTGCGAGCTGACGCCGCCCGGGCCGTGA
- a CDS encoding thioredoxin, producing MSLTHTGGVATVTDATFGEEVLTAELPVLVKFTASWCPPCRMIAPVLAEIAQEEGHRLKVVRLDVDENPSTTNAYGVLSMPTLMLFRAGEPVRSLVGARSKRRLLEELAEAI from the coding sequence ATGTCGCTGACGCACACCGGGGGAGTGGCCACGGTCACGGACGCCACCTTCGGCGAAGAGGTGCTGACGGCCGAGCTGCCGGTGCTGGTGAAGTTCACCGCCTCGTGGTGCCCGCCGTGCCGGATGATCGCGCCGGTGCTGGCGGAGATCGCGCAGGAGGAGGGCCACCGGCTGAAGGTGGTGCGGCTGGACGTGGACGAGAACCCGTCCACCACCAACGCGTACGGGGTGCTGTCGATGCCGACGCTGATGCTGTTCCGGGCGGGCGAGCCGGTGCGGTCGCTGGTCGGGGCCCGCAGCAAGCGGCGGCTGCTGGAGGAGCTCGCCGAGGCGATCTGA
- a CDS encoding peptide deformylase encodes MRVLVQGKPVGSYPALPPEAERGSPRRITEVGEEILRRSCREVTEFGTPELSALIDDMFLTMYIADGAGLAANQVDVDLRLFVYDCPDDNGVRHVGHIINPVLDQPDPAERLLIEDAEGCLSVPGARMDVPRTDRTVVRGVDKDGNPLVIEGTGYFARCLQHEADHLSGHLYIDRLSKRDRKDALRQMTDLHEQVLARRVEKAAALGHQPRP; translated from the coding sequence GTGCGCGTCCTGGTGCAGGGGAAACCCGTCGGCTCGTATCCGGCGCTGCCCCCCGAGGCCGAGCGCGGCTCACCGCGCCGGATCACCGAGGTCGGTGAGGAGATTCTGCGCCGCTCCTGCCGCGAGGTGACCGAGTTCGGCACGCCCGAGCTGAGCGCCCTCATCGACGACATGTTCCTCACCATGTACATCGCCGACGGCGCCGGGCTGGCCGCCAATCAGGTCGACGTCGATCTGCGGCTGTTCGTCTACGACTGCCCGGACGACAACGGCGTACGGCACGTCGGCCACATCATCAACCCCGTCCTGGACCAGCCCGATCCGGCCGAGCGGCTGCTCATCGAGGACGCCGAGGGCTGTCTGTCCGTACCGGGCGCGCGGATGGACGTACCGCGCACCGATCGCACCGTGGTCCGCGGCGTGGACAAGGACGGCAACCCGCTGGTGATCGAGGGCACCGGCTACTTCGCCCGCTGTCTGCAGCACGAGGCCGACCATCTCTCCGGGCATCTCTACATCGACCGGCTCTCCAAGCGCGACCGCAAGGACGCGCTGCGGCAGATGACCGACCTCCATGAGCAGGTCCTCGCCCGGCGCGTGGAGAAGGCGGCGGCCCTGGGCCACCAGCCGCGGCCCTGA
- a CDS encoding SAM-dependent methyltransferase: MDTQFWDDLYRSRDQLFSGAPNGVLVTEVTGLPPGQALDVGCGEGADALWLARRGWQVTAVDISRAALERAVAAATDVEGRVAWTRADLTGTPPPAAAFDLVSVQYFPLAHQPDHTALRGLLDAVAPGGTLLFATHALADLSPDPEQGFDPGDYYQPDEIAGLLDDDWTVLVNETRPRTAPAPAGTYHTRDTVLRARRLR, encoded by the coding sequence ATGGACACACAGTTCTGGGATGACTTGTATCGCAGCCGCGACCAGCTCTTCAGCGGCGCGCCCAACGGAGTGCTCGTCACCGAGGTCACCGGCCTACCGCCGGGGCAGGCGCTCGACGTGGGATGCGGTGAAGGCGCCGACGCACTCTGGCTGGCCCGGCGCGGCTGGCAGGTCACCGCGGTCGACATCTCCCGGGCCGCCCTGGAACGCGCCGTCGCGGCCGCCACGGACGTCGAGGGCCGCGTGGCGTGGACACGCGCCGACCTGACCGGCACACCGCCCCCGGCCGCCGCGTTCGACCTGGTGTCCGTCCAGTACTTCCCGCTCGCACACCAGCCGGACCACACCGCGCTGCGCGGTCTGCTGGACGCCGTCGCACCCGGCGGCACCCTGCTCTTCGCCACCCACGCGCTCGCCGATCTGTCCCCGGACCCCGAGCAGGGCTTCGACCCCGGCGACTACTACCAGCCCGACGAGATCGCCGGGCTCCTCGACGACGACTGGACCGTCCTGGTCAACGAAACCCGCCCACGTACCGCTCCGGCCCCCGCAGGCACCTATCACACCCGGGACACCGTCCTGCGAGCGCGACGCCTGCGGTAA
- a CDS encoding hydrolase — translation MATDPVLRDVYVPHAYPEQRADLGEITMNYAEAGEPDKPAVLLIPEQTGSWWGYEETMGLLAEEFHVYAVDLRGQGRSSWTPKRYSLDNFGNDLVRFIALVVKRPVIVAGNSSGGVLAAWLSAYSMPGQIRGALCEDAPFFASELVTTCGHSIRQGAGPVFELFRTYLGDQWSVGDWEGYCRAAGASSSPAAGYFVADEIPQHLKEYDPEWARAFWEGTVGLHCPHERMLAHVKTPVLLTHHTRGIDPDTGDPLGALSDEQAARARQLMESAGVKVDYESVPDALHMMHQFDPPRYVKIFTQWAATLAA, via the coding sequence ATGGCGACCGACCCCGTGCTGCGCGACGTCTACGTCCCGCACGCCTATCCCGAGCAGCGGGCCGATCTCGGTGAGATCACCATGAACTACGCCGAGGCCGGTGAGCCGGACAAGCCCGCCGTGCTGCTGATCCCCGAGCAGACCGGCTCGTGGTGGGGGTACGAGGAGACGATGGGCCTCCTCGCCGAGGAATTCCACGTCTACGCCGTTGACCTGCGGGGCCAGGGGCGCAGCAGCTGGACCCCGAAGCGGTACAGCCTCGACAACTTCGGCAACGACCTGGTCCGGTTCATCGCCCTGGTGGTGAAACGCCCCGTCATCGTCGCGGGCAACTCCTCCGGTGGCGTCCTCGCGGCGTGGCTGTCGGCGTACTCCATGCCCGGGCAGATCCGGGGCGCACTGTGCGAGGACGCCCCTTTCTTCGCGTCCGAACTCGTCACCACGTGCGGCCACTCGATCCGCCAGGGGGCGGGCCCCGTGTTCGAGCTCTTCCGCACGTATCTCGGCGACCAGTGGAGCGTCGGTGACTGGGAGGGCTACTGCCGCGCGGCCGGCGCCTCGTCGTCGCCGGCGGCGGGATACTTCGTGGCGGACGAGATCCCGCAGCACCTGAAGGAGTACGACCCGGAGTGGGCGCGGGCTTTCTGGGAGGGCACCGTCGGACTGCACTGCCCGCATGAGCGCATGCTCGCCCACGTCAAGACGCCGGTGCTCCTCACACACCACACGCGTGGCATCGACCCGGATACCGGCGACCCGCTCGGTGCGCTCTCCGACGAGCAGGCCGCCCGGGCCAGGCAGTTGATGGAGTCGGCGGGGGTGAAGGTCGACTACGAGTCGGTGCCGGATGCGTTGCACATGATGCACCAGTTCGACCCGCCGCGGTACGTCAAGATCTTTACACAGTGGGCGGCCACGCTGGCGGCGTGA
- a CDS encoding IclR family transcriptional regulator, with the protein MSGTPVPTRRPGRPPHGEPILDRAFRVLGAFAEAGEGLPLHTLAARAGLPKSTTSRIAAQLMGVGALERLDNGDFVVGLRLLEIASLAPRGHGLRAAALPFMEDLHRVTRQHILLAVRDGHEAVLVERLSARDAAAVKYRVGGRLPLAETGIGVALLAHAPEPVRDDALAGATDAGRLRRLIATVRREGVCAMTGPNPLRTGPTTMSTVAAPILNRRGESLGALSLVAPDEGVTQVTARVALRTASLAISRTVGLRPAT; encoded by the coding sequence ATGAGTGGGACGCCGGTGCCGACCCGTCGCCCGGGACGGCCGCCGCACGGTGAGCCGATCCTGGATCGGGCGTTCCGGGTCCTGGGCGCCTTCGCAGAGGCCGGGGAGGGCCTGCCACTCCACACGCTCGCGGCTCGAGCGGGTCTCCCCAAGAGCACCACATCGCGGATCGCGGCCCAGCTGATGGGTGTGGGTGCCCTCGAACGCCTCGACAACGGCGATTTCGTCGTCGGCTTGCGGCTGCTCGAGATCGCCTCGCTGGCTCCCCGCGGCCACGGACTGCGCGCCGCTGCGCTCCCGTTCATGGAGGACCTGCACCGGGTCACCCGCCAGCACATTCTCCTCGCCGTACGCGACGGCCACGAGGCCGTACTCGTCGAGCGCCTGTCGGCCCGGGACGCGGCAGCGGTCAAGTACCGGGTCGGCGGACGCCTCCCCCTCGCCGAAACCGGCATCGGCGTCGCCCTGCTGGCCCACGCCCCCGAGCCGGTGCGGGATGACGCGCTGGCCGGCGCGACCGACGCGGGCCGGCTCCGCCGACTCATCGCCACCGTCCGCAGGGAGGGCGTCTGCGCCATGACGGGGCCCAACCCACTGCGCACCGGACCCACCACGATGTCGACCGTCGCCGCCCCGATTCTGAACCGTCGCGGTGAGTCATTGGGCGCGCTGTCACTCGTCGCGCCCGACGAGGGCGTCACCCAGGTCACCGCTCGAGTCGCGCTGCGAACGGCGAGCCTGGCGATCTCCCGGACGGTGGGACTCCGACCCGCGACATGA
- a CDS encoding TetR family transcriptional regulator, with protein sequence MRCIVSGMLVWERPEPPNRPVPAPLSRERIVRVAIELADTGGLDAVSLRKVATALDVRPMRLYGYIAGKEELLDLMVDAAHAEIRPVGDGWREALRSLAEATRHAAHEHEWLADLLGGRPQLGPHALASGETVVAALGDVDVDAIMPMVAAVNAYVIGAVRREIAERRAERTTGMDEKRWQTSLGPYLERTFATGRFPALATVVRDAAHLDADHTFRTGLDFLLDGIEARISR encoded by the coding sequence ATGCGGTGTATTGTGAGCGGCATGTTGGTGTGGGAGAGGCCGGAGCCACCGAATCGACCCGTGCCGGCCCCGTTGAGCCGGGAACGGATCGTGCGAGTGGCGATCGAGCTGGCCGACACGGGCGGCCTGGATGCGGTGTCGCTGCGCAAGGTCGCCACCGCGCTGGACGTCCGTCCGATGCGGCTGTACGGCTACATCGCCGGCAAGGAGGAGTTGCTCGACCTGATGGTCGACGCCGCCCACGCCGAGATCCGGCCGGTCGGAGACGGCTGGCGGGAGGCGCTCCGGTCTCTTGCCGAAGCCACTCGGCACGCCGCTCACGAGCACGAATGGCTCGCCGATCTACTGGGTGGCCGGCCCCAGCTCGGGCCGCACGCGCTGGCCAGTGGGGAGACCGTGGTGGCCGCACTGGGCGACGTCGACGTGGACGCCATCATGCCGATGGTCGCCGCGGTCAACGCGTACGTGATCGGCGCGGTGCGCCGGGAGATCGCCGAGCGGCGTGCCGAGCGGACCACCGGGATGGACGAGAAGCGTTGGCAGACCTCACTCGGGCCCTATCTGGAGCGAACCTTCGCCACTGGCCGATTCCCCGCGCTGGCCACGGTGGTGCGCGATGCCGCCCACCTGGACGCCGACCACACCTTCCGGACCGGCCTCGACTTCCTGCTCGACGGCATCGAAGCCCGCATCTCAAGGTGA